In the Euphorbia lathyris chromosome 5, ddEupLath1.1, whole genome shotgun sequence genome, one interval contains:
- the LOC136229749 gene encoding protein SIEVE ELEMENT OCCLUSION A-like: MAGLVNQAFGMAGKVKQAITTTIDDVFYDVLKTHQPDGTQVDVHHLFDVLSTIFLPNDNDAVLEQNADTETIWNFFCQFMASDIIPCFAEMDDIPAETIRKLSCEMTCNCSGKDAQEKTKEMLKVHLSRYYWDAKIVIALSAFAVNYGEFRLLTQFDNPIAKHVALLKRLQGIIKNPSSYDKLFAGINVLIQATLTLTRCVLQFTKYFGTSNPKLSTSTLQTVSKAAFYAIQSVVICSTHISSLGLETQAQIDVTVTVSTLSTLATQIITFTQDLQKQFDASKQEQEEYTSVVQLFKEKSKNKIAILKALFGDVKSPLIVVRNHITTEVSWEHLESKKVLLFICSYYPGIEKEIKDVAEVYIEHQDTIDYQLVWFPINITNENHFTTLKSLMPWCTVRDMSVLRGGAYKYIEKIWKKFQKKPILLPLGIEGLEESHYTIDWLWTTFDLQWTNRGSSPSITDGKQKQPWEELQLNFHYLLGSLYQPRKPTQTSNGGVPTPIICLYGGEELKWIQTFTQLVEALNSKLTTITIELVYVSKRDAIDDNNREIFKFLETKSITYWTAKDTKCRRFWGRLENLFSAAIRNGRNTKQDIMKEVITLLGYNASSKGWTVFGQLDAKLSVKIAKASGGVAELVLKETEKWWTTGSITDFLKKLSIQLDEKAKTEPHHCCHVMLPSTVGDNVHEITCPVCEKDMGNFRFYTCCV, encoded by the exons aTGGCAGGATTGGTTAACCAAGCTTTTGGTATGGCTGGAAAGGTTAAACAAGCGATTACTACAACAATTGATGATGTTTTTTATGATGTTCTGAAAACACATCAACCAGACGGTACCCAAGTTGATGTCCATCACCTCTTTGATGTTCTCTCCACTATCTTCCTTCCAAATGATAATGATGCTGTACTCGAACAGAATGCTGATACTGAAACCATTTGGAATTTCTTCTGTCAG TTCATGGCATCTGACATTATCCCTTGTTTTGCAGAAATGGATGACATACCTGCTGAGACCATAAGGAAACTCTCCTGCGAG ATGACATGCAATTGCTCGGGGAAAGACGCTCAAGAGAAAACAAAGGAGATGCTCAAAGTTCACCTATCAAGATACTATTGGGATGCTAAAATTGTCATAGCCCTATCTGCTTTCGCTGTCAACTATGGCGAATTCCGCCTACTCACTCAGTTTGACAACCCAATTGCCAAGCATGTTGCGCTCCTCAAAAGATTACAGGGAATCATTAAAAATCCATCTTCCTATGACAAATTATTTGCAGGAATTAATGTGCTTATTCAGGCTACTTTGACACTCACTCGATGTGTTCTCCAATTTACCAAGTATTTTGGGACTAGTAATCCTAAACTCTCAACTTCCACTCTTCAAACTGTGTCTAAAGCTGCTTTTTATGCTATCCAAAGTGTTGTCATTTGTTCCACTCATATTTCTAGCCTTGGATTGGAAACACA GGCTCAAATTGACGTAACTGTAACAGTATCTACACTGTCCACTTTGGCAACTCAGATCATCACTTTCACCCAAGATCTCCAAAAGCAATTCGATGCTTCCAAACAGGAGCAGG AGGAATACACTTCCGTTGTCCAACTGTTCAAAGAGAAGAGCAAGAACAAGATTGCTATCCTCAAGGCCTTGTTTGGTGATGTGAAGTCACCGCTTATAGTTGTCCGCAACCATATCACTACTGAG GTGAGCTGGGAACACTTAGAAAGCAAAAAAGTGTTGCTTTTCATATGTAGCTATTACCCTGGCATTGAGAAAGAGATTAAGGATGTTGCTGAGGTTTACATTGAACACCAAGACACAATTGACTATCAACTCGTTTGGTTCCCAATTAATATTACTAATGAAAACCATTTCACTACGTTGAAATCTCTGATGCCTTGGTGCACTGTAAGAGATATGTCTGTTCTAAGAGGAGGAGCTTATAAATACATTGAGAAGATTTGGAAGAAATTTCAAAAGAAACCCATTCTTTTGCCTCTGGGAATTGAAGGACTTGAGGAATCTCACTATACTATTGACTGGCTTTGGACAACTTTTGATTTGCAATGGACTAATAGGGGCTCCTCACCCTCAATTACTGATGGAAAACAGAAGCAGCCATGGGAGGAGCTGCAATTGAACTTTCACTATCTTCTTGGTAGTCTCTATCAACCTAGAAAG CCGACACAAACCTCAAATGGAGGAGTCCCAACCCCAATCATATGCCTATATGGAGGGGAAGAGCTTAAGTGGATTCAGACATTCACTCAGCTGGTGGAAGCTCTTAATTCAAAACTCACAACAATCACCATAGAATTAGTCTATGTGAGCAAGCGTGATGCTATTGACGACAACAACAGAGAGATTTTCAAGTTCCTGGAGACCAAATCGATCACCTATTGGACAGCAAAAGACACTAAATGTCGTCGTTTCTGGGGTAGATTAGAGAACCTATTCTCCGCGGCAATCCGAAATGGAAGAAACACTAAACAAGACATAATGAAAGAGGTGATAACTTTGCTTGGCTACAATGCCAGCAGCAAAGGTTGGACTGTGTTTGGTCAGTTAGATGCAAAATTATCAGTGAAAATAGCCAAAGCTAGTGGCGGAGTTGCTGAATTGGTCttaaaagaaactgaaaaatgGTGGACGACTGGTAGCATTACTGATTTCCTCAAAAAACTGAGCATTCAGTTGGATGAAAAAGCTAAAACTGAACCTCATCATTGTTGCCACGTTATGCTTCCATCAACCGTGGGAGATAATGTTCATGAGATCACTTGCCCAGTTTGTGAGAAAGATATGGGCAACTTTCGATTCTACACTTGCTGTGTTTGA